The Desulfotomaculum sp. genome contains a region encoding:
- a CDS encoding ISAzo13 family transposase codes for VCHFPPGASKWNQIEPRLFPHITQNWRGRLLESHEVIVNLIANTTTTTGLKVQGQLDTNPYPAGIKVSDTELAAVQLERSDFHGDWNYVIRPHS; via the coding sequence CGTCTGCCACTTCCCTCCGGGCGCCAGCAAGTGGAACCAGATTGAGCCCCGGCTCTTCCCCCACATCACACAGAACTGGCGCGGCCGCCTGCTGGAGAGCCATGAGGTCATCGTCAACCTCATCGCCAACACCACAACCACTACGGGTCTAAAGGTTCAGGGCCAACTTGACACCAATCCGTACCCGGCCGGCATTAAGGTATCAGACACCGAACTGGCTGCTGTCCAACTGGAGCGCTCGGACTTTCATGGTGATTGGAATTATGTCATCCGGCCACATAGTTGA
- a CDS encoding AbrB family transcriptional regulator — translation MLQVKTKGENLMIKKRISVSQKRQITIPVDFYNSVGIDKEVECYVQNNAIVIRPVRESGGEFDEQILADLIAQGLSGQELLDKFKETRRQIRPAVERLLDEAQRAANGNAPAISYKDIFGSETD, via the coding sequence ATGCTTCAAGTGAAAACAAAAGGAGAAAATCTGATGATTAAAAAACGCATCTCGGTATCTCAGAAACGCCAGATAACCATACCGGTTGATTTTTATAACAGCGTTGGCATTGATAAGGAAGTAGAATGTTATGTCCAAAACAATGCCATCGTTATCCGTCCCGTTCGGGAAAGCGGCGGAGAATTTGATGAACAAATCCTGGCTGATTTAATAGCCCAAGGTCTTTCAGGACAAGAACTGCTTGATAAGTTTAAAGAGACCCGCCGCCAAATCCGTCCCGCTGTGGAACGCTTGCTTGATGAGGCCCAACGTGCTGCAAATGGCAATGCGCCTGCCATCAGCTATAAAGATATCTTTGGCTCGGAGACAGACTGA